From the Rhizobium sp. WSM4643 genome, the window TTCGCCGCCATAATTCTGCCAATTGGTATTTGTGGGAAAGCTGACGGCGGTGTTGAACGAAAGCTCCGGCGGGACGGCGGCCATGCCGGCCGGATTATAGGGCAGGACGTCCTGCAGGCGAAGGAGCGCGTAGAGGACGAGGACGCCGAGGAGGTTGAACATCAGCATCGCGAAGGCATAGGAGGTCCAGTGCTGCTCTTCGCGCTCGCTGGTGCCGGCAATACGGTAAAGCCCCTGTTCGATCGGGACGAGGACCGGGGAGAGGAATGTGCGCTCTCCGTTATAGACACGCGTCATGTAACCGCCGAGCGGTTTGACGAGCACGAGCACGATCCCGCAGTAAAGCAGGATCTGAAGCCATCCGTTGAGGGTCATGGAGGTAAACTTTCAATACCCGGCTGCTTCTGGGGTCGCGCATGCGCGACCCCAGAAGCGCCAGTTCTCTTCAGAAGCGTTCTGGGCGAAGGAGAGCGTAGGTGAGGTAAACGGTGAGAAACACGGTTACGGCACCGCTCAAGACATAATCGAGGGTCATCGTCGTTTCTCCTGTCAAAGCCTGTCGCAGGCTCGGGTGTAGGCAAAGCACAGCGCAAAGAATATGATCGCCGTGCCGAGTAGAATGATATCCATTATGATCGTGACTCCTGTCGTTCTTCTTGGAGTCAGACAAGACAAAGGGCGCTGGGAGGCCGCCTTTCATGCTTTCTGGCGTGGAGACGATCTTTCGATCTCTCGGACGTCAATATGGAGCCGAAGAGCATAAAGGTTCGAGACGGGACGACAGGCCATCAATATAAAAATCTTATAAATGCCCATGCGAGGCCGCTCACCGTCGGACCAGGTTGGCGCAGTTTTCGGACGGGCCGCTGCCGGCACT encodes:
- a CDS encoding K(+)-transporting ATPase subunit F — its product is MTLDYVLSGAVTVFLTVYLTYALLRPERF